From one Eucalyptus grandis isolate ANBG69807.140 chromosome 9, ASM1654582v1, whole genome shotgun sequence genomic stretch:
- the LOC108955234 gene encoding uncharacterized protein LOC108955234: MANHGKIMEIGGGNPKRRVISQGELVKIVTTTTTKIRATKGVANGATFVARREEGNVVTSCKKEIESEEEWDFQVPVAMKEREELATACIVELDNLTGSITTLNKSKPRENSKKQMPTSSREKKLQEMQEMIKKLKVEKTKMENMLKKRDEMIRQKDGELKAKERELEKFRCEFKKLQELQDLKPAMMFRSNHIGRDNEQMKEKKKVFFEKRRPSTPYIPWYKDRWNKIKGKKFDEEKDQEVYIEVLRMGLDRLKHEKKVTNERVDRMSSNLKILRGDMLHTKTELSEKKEKEINGQNELALQKFKDHKTQWKVAAREAIGDEAIEPSTYEEASQYAEWRETIKESKNNIGTATISKLRENSRIKYSLSIVADKGLKKPLRTSARLKKGEVQYLETHSCRNELCFTGEKMVKATTASQMHEAETEKSLNHRSHSVNGERNDTENTVIDVFRWSRCKKPLPKKVMRSVGIPLPPDYLEVLEENLDWEDVQWSQTGAWIAGKEYLFARVHFLPLN; encoded by the exons ATGGCAAACCATGGAAAGATCATGGAGATTGGTGGAGGCAACCCGAAAAGAAGGGTTATCAGCCAGGGGGAGCTCGTCAAGATCGTGacaacgacgacgacgaagatAAGAGCAACAAAAGGCGTAGCAAACGGTGCTACATTTGTGGCAAG GCGAGAAGAAGGAAATGTCGTCACTTCTTGCAAGAAGGAGAttgaaagcgaagaagaatGGGACTTTCAAGTGCCTGTTGCAATGAAGGAACGAGAAGAGCTTGCAACAGCTTGTATAGTTGAGTTGGATAATTTGACAGGTTCCATCACGACCCTGAATAAGAGCAAGCCAAGGGAGAACTCGAAGAAGCAAATGCCAACAAGCAGTCGTGAAAAGAAATTGCAAGAGATGCAAGAGATGATAAAGAAGCTAAAAGTTGAGAAGACAAAGATGGAGAATATGTTAAAGAAAAGGGATGAGATGATAAGGCAGAAGGATGGAGAGCTCAAGGCAAAAGAAAGGGAGCTAGAGAAGTTCCGATGTGAGTTCAAGAAGTTACAGGAGCTTCAGGATCTCAAGCCTGCTATGATGTTCCGAAGTAATCATATCGGAAGAGACAACGAACaaatgaaggagaaaaagaaagttttctttGAGAAAAGGAGGCCATCTACACCCTACATCCCGTGGTATAAGGATCGGTGGAATAAGATCAAGGGGAAGAAATTTGATGAGGAAAAGGATCAAGAGGTCTACATTGAAGTGCTTCGGATGGGATTGGATCGATTGAAGCACGAAAAGAAAGTCACAAATGAGAGGGTTGACCGGATGAGTTCCAatctcaaaattcttagagGAGATATGCTGCATACAAAGACCGAATTGagtgagaagaaggaaaaggagattAATGGGCAGAATGAATTggcattgcaaaaatttaaggatcacaAAACTCAATGGAAAGTTGCAGCAAGAGAAGCAATTGGAGATGAAGCCATAGAGCCATCCACATATGAGGAAGCTTCGCAATATGCTGAATGGAGGGAGACAATTAAAGAATCCAAAAACAATATCGGCACGGCTACCATATCTAAATTAAGAGAGAATAGTcg GATTAAATATAGCTTGAGCATTGTCGCGGACAAGGGCCTGAAAAAGCCCCTACGTACATCTGCACGTCTGAAAAAGGGAGAAGTGCAGTATCTGGAGACTCATTCCTGCAG GAACGAGCTTTGCTTCACTGGAGAAAAGATGGTCAAAGCTACTACAGCTTCTCAAATGCATGAAGCTGAAACAGAGAAATCCCTAAATCACCGCTCACATTCcgtaaatggagagagaaacGACACTGAAAATACTGTGATCGATGTGTTTCGGTGGTCTCGATGTAAGAAGCCTCTTCCCAAGAAAGTTATGCGTTCAGTCGGAATTCCTCTGCCCCCTGACTATCTGGAg GTATTGGAGGAGAATCTGGACTGGGAGGATGTGCAGTGGTCACAAACTGGGGCTTGGATAGCTGGAAAAGAATACTTGTTTGCTCGGGTGCATTTTCTGCCATTGAATTAG